In one Myxococcus xanthus genomic region, the following are encoded:
- a CDS encoding cytochrome C assembly family protein, with translation MSHTLVSLACHAYGIAAVVYLAYLVRQSEALATAGRVLVGGGLALHGVALFELLGVQSGRPVGLAQGFSALAFLLLAIFLFLDVRYRRPVIGAFLTPLALAALLPGLLLQGGQAPLPPGVRQPLLPLHITLALMGLAAFAVAAGVGVMYVLMERQVKAKRFGLLFSRLPSLEFLDTLNRRLVVWGFLALSITLATGAFFVGTAPGPWTVDGKTLATLVAWAVFAALLVARSVAGWRGRRVAFLTMAGFCLVMVSFLSSYDVSSPSAAMRMP, from the coding sequence ATGAGCCACACGCTCGTCTCGCTCGCCTGCCACGCGTATGGCATCGCCGCTGTCGTCTACCTGGCCTACCTGGTCCGCCAGTCCGAGGCCCTGGCCACGGCCGGGCGCGTGCTGGTGGGCGGTGGATTGGCGCTGCATGGCGTGGCGCTCTTCGAGTTGCTCGGGGTGCAGAGCGGGCGGCCGGTGGGCCTGGCGCAAGGCTTCTCCGCGCTGGCCTTCCTGCTGCTGGCCATCTTCCTGTTCCTGGACGTGCGCTACCGCCGGCCCGTCATCGGCGCCTTCCTCACGCCGCTGGCGCTGGCCGCGTTGCTGCCCGGTCTGCTGTTGCAGGGCGGGCAGGCGCCGCTGCCTCCCGGGGTGCGTCAGCCGCTGTTGCCGCTGCACATCACCCTGGCGCTGATGGGGCTGGCCGCGTTCGCGGTCGCCGCGGGAGTGGGCGTCATGTACGTGCTCATGGAGCGGCAGGTGAAGGCGAAGCGCTTCGGTTTGCTGTTCTCCCGCCTGCCCTCCCTGGAGTTCCTGGACACGCTGAACCGGCGCCTGGTGGTGTGGGGCTTCCTGGCGCTGTCCATCACGCTCGCCACGGGGGCCTTCTTCGTGGGCACCGCGCCGGGCCCCTGGACCGTGGATGGGAAGACGCTGGCCACCCTCGTTGCGTGGGCGGTCTTCGCCGCGCTGCTGGTGGCGCGTTCCGTCGCGGGCTGGCGGGGGCGGCGGGTGGCCTTCCTCACCATGGCGGGGTTCTGCCTGGTCATGGTGTCCTTCCTGTCCTCGTATGACGTGTCGTCGCCCTCGGCGGCCATGAGGATGCCCTGA
- the trxA gene encoding thioredoxin, whose amino-acid sequence MAGADVTNIGDGDFKQQVLDSQEPVLVDFWATWCAPCRAIAPSIEALASQYKGQVKFAKLNIDENQDTPQEYGIRSIPTLLLFKGGRVVEQIVGAVPKARIEEAVKKALT is encoded by the coding sequence ATGGCAGGCGCGGACGTGACGAACATCGGGGATGGCGATTTCAAGCAGCAGGTCCTGGACTCCCAGGAGCCCGTGCTGGTGGATTTCTGGGCGACGTGGTGCGCGCCGTGCCGCGCCATCGCGCCCTCCATCGAAGCGCTGGCCTCGCAGTACAAGGGGCAGGTGAAGTTCGCCAAGCTCAACATCGATGAGAACCAGGACACGCCGCAGGAGTACGGCATCCGTTCCATCCCCACCCTGCTCCTGTTCAAGGGCGGCCGCGTGGTGGAGCAGATTGTCGGCGCGGTGCCCAAGGCCCGCATCGAAGAGGCGGTGAAGAAGGCCCTGACGTAG
- the hemC gene encoding hydroxymethylbilane synthase: protein MMTHVRIATRQSPLALWQARHVGALLTSRHPGLEVTLVEMTTEGDRFLSAPLSAVGGKGLFVKEIEQALLDGRADIAVHSLKDMTSVFPEGLILAAVPEREDPRDVFCGLGGLTLDTLPQGARVGTSSLRRSCILRSRRPDVDIVSVRGNVQTRLARTREQGLAGALLAYAGLKRLGLEDVITQVLPPEVSLPAVGQGVLAIQCRTDDARVRALLVPLEHATTRIAVTAERALLAKLEGGCTVPLAGYATVSGDTVFLRGLVGRPDGTHVVRGEVRGPVSQAHALGESLADDLLSRGAADILRDFARRFEARES from the coding sequence GTGATGACGCACGTGCGTATCGCCACCCGGCAGAGTCCCCTGGCGCTCTGGCAGGCGCGTCACGTGGGCGCGCTGCTGACCTCGCGGCATCCCGGTTTGGAAGTGACCCTGGTGGAGATGACCACCGAGGGAGACCGCTTCCTGTCCGCGCCGTTGTCCGCGGTGGGCGGCAAGGGCTTGTTCGTGAAGGAAATCGAACAGGCGCTGCTCGACGGCCGTGCGGACATCGCCGTGCATAGCCTCAAGGACATGACGTCCGTGTTCCCGGAAGGGCTGATACTCGCGGCGGTGCCGGAGCGGGAGGATCCGCGCGACGTCTTCTGTGGCCTGGGCGGGCTGACGTTGGACACGCTTCCGCAGGGCGCGCGCGTGGGCACGTCGTCGCTGCGCCGGAGCTGCATCTTGCGCTCGCGCCGGCCGGACGTGGACATCGTCAGCGTGCGCGGCAACGTGCAGACGCGCCTGGCGAGGACGCGGGAGCAGGGGCTCGCGGGTGCGCTGCTGGCCTACGCCGGACTCAAGCGCCTGGGCCTGGAGGACGTCATCACCCAGGTGCTGCCGCCCGAGGTGAGCCTGCCCGCGGTGGGGCAGGGCGTGTTGGCCATCCAGTGCCGCACGGACGATGCGCGCGTGCGCGCGCTGCTGGTGCCGCTGGAGCACGCCACCACTCGCATCGCCGTCACCGCCGAGCGCGCGCTGCTGGCGAAGCTGGAGGGGGGCTGCACCGTGCCCCTGGCCGGGTATGCCACCGTGTCGGGCGACACCGTCTTCCTGCGCGGACTCGTGGGCCGTCCGGATGGCACACACGTGGTGCGGGGCGAGGTGCGCGGCCCCGTGTCGCAGGCCCATGCACTGGGTGAATCCCTGGCGGATGACCTGCTTTCGCGTGGGGCGGCGGACATCTTGCGTGATTTCGCGCGCCGCTTCGAGGCGCGGGAGTCCTAG
- the hemA gene encoding glutamyl-tRNA reductase, producing MELICIGLSHRTAPLTVRERLALPESRQVDVLQRLAQAPVEALWVSTCNRVEVYLFAPDAAMARQRALMELQVLGGVEALEHLYEHQGEAALVHLFRVACSLDSMVLGEAQILGQVKEAFERGQGAGAVRGELMRACAAAFSCAKRVRTETAIGRAATSMAAAAVQLASKVFDGLAGKTVLVVGAGEMGELAARHLKQAGASKLYVTNRTLSRAEALAAEVGGQARPFEELLGLVAAADVVVCSTASQAPLFTRDNVGALGRGRRGRPLFMVDLAVPRDIDPAVGTLDWVHAYDVDDIQKFVADNAAARAEEAQKAGVLVAQEVARFVKERALREGTPVLARLRQRAEAIARSEVERTLGALGDGLNEKQRKSIEAMGRAIVNKLLHEPTARLRAVGPEGEGNRLAGAAAELFGLLEEEVGTAAAAPSVMAAPVQVATGGK from the coding sequence ATGGAGCTCATTTGCATTGGCCTGTCCCACCGGACGGCGCCCCTCACCGTCCGCGAGCGACTGGCCTTGCCGGAGTCGCGTCAGGTGGACGTGCTCCAGCGGCTGGCCCAGGCGCCCGTGGAGGCCCTCTGGGTGTCCACCTGCAACCGCGTGGAGGTGTACCTGTTCGCGCCGGACGCGGCGATGGCGCGGCAGCGCGCCTTGATGGAGCTGCAGGTGCTGGGCGGGGTGGAAGCCCTGGAGCACCTCTACGAGCACCAGGGCGAGGCGGCGCTGGTGCACCTGTTCCGCGTGGCGTGCAGCCTGGACTCCATGGTGCTGGGCGAGGCTCAGATTCTGGGCCAGGTGAAGGAAGCCTTCGAGCGGGGCCAGGGCGCGGGCGCGGTGCGTGGTGAGTTGATGCGCGCGTGCGCGGCGGCCTTCAGCTGCGCCAAGCGCGTGCGCACGGAGACGGCCATTGGCCGCGCGGCCACGTCCATGGCGGCGGCGGCGGTGCAACTGGCCAGCAAGGTGTTCGATGGGCTCGCGGGCAAGACGGTGCTGGTGGTGGGCGCGGGGGAGATGGGCGAGCTGGCGGCGCGCCACTTGAAGCAGGCTGGTGCGTCGAAGCTCTACGTCACCAACCGCACCCTGTCGCGAGCGGAGGCGCTGGCGGCGGAGGTGGGCGGACAGGCGAGGCCCTTCGAGGAGCTGCTCGGTCTGGTGGCCGCGGCGGACGTGGTGGTGTGCAGCACGGCGTCGCAGGCGCCGCTCTTCACGCGGGACAACGTGGGCGCCCTGGGGCGCGGACGCCGGGGGCGGCCGCTGTTCATGGTGGACCTGGCGGTGCCTCGCGACATCGATCCGGCGGTGGGCACGCTGGACTGGGTACATGCATACGACGTGGACGACATCCAGAAGTTCGTCGCGGACAACGCCGCGGCGCGCGCGGAAGAGGCGCAGAAGGCGGGCGTGCTCGTCGCGCAGGAAGTAGCGCGTTTCGTCAAGGAGCGTGCGCTGCGTGAGGGCACGCCGGTGCTGGCGCGACTGCGTCAGCGCGCGGAAGCCATTGCCCGCTCCGAGGTGGAGCGCACGCTGGGCGCCCTGGGCGACGGACTCAACGAAAAGCAACGCAAGAGCATCGAGGCCATGGGCCGAGCCATCGTCAACAAGCTGCTGCATGAGCCCACCGCGCGGCTGCGCGCCGTGGGGCCGGAAGGGGAGGGCAACCGCCTGGCGGGTGCCGCCGCCGAGCTGTTCGGTCTCCTGGAGGAGGAGGTCGGCACCGCCGCCGCCGCGCCCTCCGTCATGGCCGCGCCAGTCCAGGTCGCCACGGGGGGCAAGTGA
- a CDS encoding polyphosphate kinase 2 family protein, with protein MTLAAVDPSVSAGEHAKYEKTLKTLQERVFELQIQNYLAGRKAVIVFEGWDASGKGGAIRRLTTLMDPRGYKVWPISSPSEEERRHHYLWRFWRKTPGAGEVCMFDRSWYGRVLVERVEGFAKPAEWRRAYDEINAFEHMLTADGVRMVKFFIHIDKKTQLLRFREREADPAKRYKLGPEDWRNRAKWKKYEAAIQEMLDRTHRPDAPWHVVPGNDKRYSRLEVLRRCVELLG; from the coding sequence GTGACACTCGCAGCGGTCGACCCGTCTGTCTCGGCGGGTGAACACGCGAAATATGAGAAGACGCTCAAAACGCTCCAGGAGCGCGTCTTCGAACTGCAGATCCAGAACTACCTGGCGGGGCGGAAGGCCGTCATCGTCTTCGAGGGCTGGGACGCCTCCGGCAAGGGCGGCGCCATTCGCAGGCTCACCACGCTGATGGACCCGCGTGGTTACAAAGTCTGGCCCATCTCCTCGCCGTCAGAGGAAGAGCGCAGACACCATTACCTGTGGCGCTTCTGGCGCAAGACGCCGGGCGCGGGCGAGGTCTGCATGTTCGACCGGAGCTGGTACGGCCGGGTGCTGGTGGAGCGGGTAGAGGGCTTCGCGAAGCCGGCGGAATGGCGGCGCGCCTACGATGAAATCAATGCTTTTGAACACATGCTCACCGCGGACGGTGTGCGGATGGTGAAGTTCTTCATCCACATCGACAAGAAGACGCAGTTGCTGCGGTTTCGCGAGCGCGAGGCGGACCCGGCCAAGCGCTACAAGCTGGGGCCCGAGGACTGGCGGAACCGGGCGAAGTGGAAGAAGTACGAAGCGGCCATCCAGGAGATGCTGGACCGCACGCACCGCCCCGACGCGCCGTGGCACGTGGTGCCTGGGAACGACAAGCGCTACTCGCGGTTGGAGGTGCTCCGCCGCTGCGTGGAGTTGCTGGGCTGA